TGAACAGGCCACCGATCAATCCCACCGATATTGCGAGCAGCAGGCCGACCGCGAGCGTCGTGCCTGCGACAATCTTGATCCTGTCGTGCTTGCCAGCGCCGAAGGCCTGGCCGATCAGCACGGTGGCGCCCGTGCTCAGGCCCATGACGAAGGCGAACAGGAAGAAGAACACCGGAAAGAATGTCGAGACCGCTGCGAGCGCGTCGACGCCCATCATCTGGCCGAGATAGACGTTGCTGACGGTGCCGAACAGCGATTGCAGCGCGTTGCCCAGCATCAGCGGCGCGAGGAAGCGCAGGAAGTTTTTCCAGGGAGGCTTTGGGGCGGACATGAGGTTGCCTTTCATCAGGGCGAGCAAAGCTGTTGCCGCGTGAGGCGCGGCTCGGCCGTTGATGGGTGGTTGGAGAGCGGCGCGCGGCTTACGCGCGGTCGCTGTAGGCGAGCTTGACGATGTGGTCGCGAATGTCGGCCGGCCAGTCGGCAATCAGTGCGGTGAAGCGCCGCCGGTCATCTGCGAACAGTGCGCGCGAGGCTTCCTCGAACTGAGCGAGGTTGCCGGCCATGGTCGACATGAAATGATAGGCCGCATCGCGCGCCTGCCGTTCGCGGTCCTTGTCGCCGCTCGCGCGCCTGGCCTCTTCGACGAGTTTTCGCAACGCGACCGATGCGCCGCCGGGCTGCGCATTGAGCCATTCCCAATGCCGCGGCAACAGCGTCACCTCGCGTGCGACGACGCCGAGCTTCGGCCGGCCGCGCCCGCGCGGCTCGGCCGGCGGCTCGGTTTCCTCGACCGGCGGCGGGATCTGCTTCGCCAGACGCGCCAGCACCTCGCGATCCCCGCCACGCAGATCGAAGTCGATCGATCGGCCCGTAGCGTCCGAGAAGATGATGATGGTCTCGTTCGGCCGCGGCGCGACCCGTTTGACGACCAGCGCGACCTCTCCAGCCGGCCCGGACACCAGGCGGCGCTGCCCCTGGAAGGCGGTGAAAATCGTCTGCATTGAAATCATTGCCATATTGACCACGTTGGCGATTTTAATATCCGGGTAAATAGCTGCCGTCAATATACCCGGGTGAAAATATCCGGCCGGCCGGCTCGACATTGTGTTCCCGGGCTGGCAGGTACTCGGCCGACCGACCACGCCCGCCTTTAAGGATTTCGCGATGCTGACCGTCCATCACCTCAACAATTCGCGTTCGCAGCGGGTGCTGTGGCTGCTCGAGGAGTTGGGCGTGCCCTACGAGATCGTGCGCTATCAGCGTCAGCCGGATATGCGCGCGCCGAAGGAGCTGCGTGCGATCCATCCGCTCGGCAAGTCGCCCGTCATCACAGATAACGGCAACACCATCGCCGAGTCAGGTGCGATCATCGAATATCTCGTCGCGACTTACGGTAATGGCCGGTTGATCCCGCCGCCAAACACACCGGAGCGGCTGCGCTTTACCTATTGGCTGCATTACGCGGAAGGCTCTGCGATGTCGCCGCTGCTGCTCAAACTGCTGTTCACGCTGATGCCGAAGCGCGCACCCGCGCTGCTGCGTCCGCTGGTGCGCAAGGTCTCGAACCAGGCGCTCACCGCGCTGGTCAATCCGCAGCTCAAGCAACACATGGATTATTGGGAGGGCGAACTCGCAAAGAGCGAATGGTTCGCCGGCAGCGAGTTCACCGCGGCAGATATCCAGATGAGCTTCCCGCTGGAAGCCGCGCAAGCGCGCGGCGGGCTGGAGCAGGGCCATCCCAAGGCGATGGCTTTCCTCGAGCGCATTCATGCGCGGCCGGCCTATGCGCGCGCTCTGGAAAAGGGCGGGCCGTATCAAGTGGGGCGGTAAGCTTCCTCACCGCCCCGCGTCGATCACCTGTCAGTTCGCGTGCAGCACGCGCCCGCGTGTCTCCGGCAGTGCGAACGCCGCGATGAAGAACAGCGCGTAAGCCACCACCGCGAAGATCGCGATCGCATTGGCCAGTGACGTCGACGCGGACAGCGCGCCGACCAGGAACGGAAACAGCGCGCCGATGCCACGGCCGAAATTGTAGCAGAAGCCCTGGCCGGAGCCGCGTAGACGCGTCGGATAAAGCTCGGTCAGGAA
This genomic interval from Bradyrhizobium guangzhouense contains the following:
- a CDS encoding DUF2239 family protein → MAMISMQTIFTAFQGQRRLVSGPAGEVALVVKRVAPRPNETIIIFSDATGRSIDFDLRGGDREVLARLAKQIPPPVEETEPPAEPRGRGRPKLGVVAREVTLLPRHWEWLNAQPGGASVALRKLVEEARRASGDKDRERQARDAAYHFMSTMAGNLAQFEEASRALFADDRRRFTALIADWPADIRDHIVKLAYSDRA
- a CDS encoding glutathione S-transferase family protein — translated: MLTVHHLNNSRSQRVLWLLEELGVPYEIVRYQRQPDMRAPKELRAIHPLGKSPVITDNGNTIAESGAIIEYLVATYGNGRLIPPPNTPERLRFTYWLHYAEGSAMSPLLLKLLFTLMPKRAPALLRPLVRKVSNQALTALVNPQLKQHMDYWEGELAKSEWFAGSEFTAADIQMSFPLEAAQARGGLEQGHPKAMAFLERIHARPAYARALEKGGPYQVGR